One Leptospira wolbachii serovar Codice str. CDC genomic region harbors:
- a CDS encoding ATP-binding cassette domain-containing protein yields MSQHITIQNLTFLYESQSDFLFQNLNLHFGPGWTGIVGKNGSGKSTLAKLITGEMDPHSGIIQGNGSVRYVSQDTYIAKEVLEDFLYDDSKESGRFKNLLKIRIASSEDYDSLSFGEKRRILLAVALSESPAVLILDEPTNHLDFESIQIIGSSLSHYKGIGILISHDRSLLDDLVTNCVFLEKNFYSQRPGNYSEGKKEMEREAKERAHEWEEARFVRKKLEVELGRRREEASLSHKHRSKKGLDLHDHDGRQKKNLARVSGKDGQAGRLKQQLDKRAEHLERKEKEIFAKLPEKENLGIVWKTQNSKRKHLFLWEGEKIDFGFMELQIQSHIQIHPESKIAITGKNGSGKSTLLKFLVKELKQKQISYLYLPQEFSKEEIQSLKWEFQHLSPEAKARVLSGVHRLGSDPKRVFESESFSPGEIKKMFLSLHLDANPEILLLDEPTNHLDIKSLEALESSLKPLSTALVVVSHDRRFLESIAKEEWSLENLSVTQKHLDRI; encoded by the coding sequence ATGTCCCAACATATCACCATTCAAAATTTAACCTTTCTTTACGAATCACAATCTGACTTTTTATTCCAAAACTTAAACCTTCATTTTGGCCCTGGTTGGACAGGAATTGTTGGAAAAAATGGAAGTGGAAAATCCACTTTAGCAAAACTCATTACCGGTGAGATGGATCCTCATAGCGGAATCATCCAAGGCAATGGATCTGTGCGTTACGTCTCCCAAGACACCTACATCGCGAAGGAAGTTTTGGAAGATTTTTTGTATGATGATTCCAAAGAATCAGGTCGGTTTAAAAATCTTTTGAAGATTCGAATCGCATCGTCAGAAGACTACGATTCTTTAAGTTTTGGAGAAAAACGAAGGATTCTTCTTGCTGTGGCGCTTTCGGAATCTCCTGCAGTTTTGATTTTGGATGAGCCCACAAACCATTTGGATTTCGAAAGTATCCAGATCATTGGTAGTAGCCTTTCCCATTATAAAGGAATTGGAATTTTAATTAGTCACGATAGGTCTTTGTTAGATGATCTCGTAACTAATTGTGTTTTTCTTGAGAAAAACTTTTATTCTCAAAGGCCCGGAAACTATTCCGAGGGCAAAAAAGAGATGGAAAGAGAAGCGAAGGAGAGGGCCCACGAATGGGAAGAGGCACGTTTCGTGAGAAAAAAACTAGAGGTAGAACTTGGTCGCAGAAGAGAAGAGGCAAGTTTATCTCACAAACATAGATCAAAAAAAGGATTGGATCTCCATGACCACGATGGTCGACAGAAAAAGAACTTAGCAAGGGTGAGTGGGAAGGATGGGCAAGCGGGAAGACTCAAACAACAGTTAGATAAAAGAGCCGAACATTTAGAACGAAAGGAAAAGGAAATCTTCGCCAAACTTCCTGAAAAAGAAAATTTAGGAATTGTTTGGAAAACGCAAAACTCTAAAAGGAAACATTTGTTTTTATGGGAAGGGGAGAAAATCGATTTTGGTTTTATGGAATTACAGATTCAGTCCCATATACAAATCCATCCAGAGTCAAAAATTGCCATCACTGGAAAAAACGGATCGGGGAAGTCTACACTGCTAAAGTTTTTAGTAAAAGAATTAAAACAAAAACAAATTTCCTATTTGTATTTGCCCCAAGAGTTTTCCAAAGAAGAAATTCAAAGTTTAAAATGGGAGTTTCAACACTTATCTCCGGAAGCAAAAGCCAGAGTTCTTTCTGGAGTGCATAGACTTGGAAGTGATCCGAAACGTGTTTTTGAATCAGAAAGTTTTAGTCCGGGAGAAATCAAAAAAATGTTTTTATCTCTCCACCTAGATGCGAATCCAGAAATTCTTCTCTTAGACGAACCGACGAACCATTTGGATATAAAATCTTTGGAAGCCCTGGAGAGTTCTCTTAAACCACTTAGCACCGCGTTGGTCGTTGTAAGTCATGATCGGCGGTTTTTGGAATCCATTGCAAAGGAAGAGTGGTCTTTGGAAAACCTGTCTGTGACCCAAAAACATCTAGACAGAATCTAA
- a CDS encoding PaaI family thioesterase, whose amino-acid sequence MKSVAKKNLSFASSPDNADGLQLKITFDEDTKTAFGDYTCPEKYQGLPDQIHPGIISTILDEIMVKINEAMNFETTTGELTIRFLQPAKVNEPLHLRGWFVKKNKKIIENRAEIENEIGKIVARGKGKYIEAED is encoded by the coding sequence ATGAAATCCGTTGCGAAAAAAAATCTCAGCTTTGCCTCCTCACCGGACAATGCAGACGGGTTGCAGTTAAAAATCACATTCGACGAAGACACAAAAACTGCCTTTGGTGATTATACCTGCCCCGAAAAATACCAGGGTTTACCGGATCAAATCCACCCAGGAATTATATCCACCATCCTAGATGAAATCATGGTTAAGATCAACGAAGCGATGAATTTCGAAACCACAACAGGTGAATTAACTATTCGTTTCTTGCAACCTGCAAAAGTGAATGAACCATTACACTTACGTGGATGGTTTGTGAAAAAGAACAAAAAAATCATAGAAAACAGGGCTGAAATAGAAAATGAGATCGGCAAAATAGTGGCCCGCGGAAAAGGTAAATATATCGAAGCTGAAGACTGA